The Streptomyces sp. NBC_00483 genome contains the following window.
CTGGACGAGCGTGGCCTTGACGGCCTCTCCACCCGGGCGGTCGCCGACCGCCTCGGGGTGCGGATGAACACGGTGCTGTGGCACGTGAAGACCAAGGCGCGAATGTTGGAACTGATGGCCGACGCCGTCCTCGCCGACATCGGCTACGACGACCTGCCCGACGCCCCTCTGGAACGTGCCCGCGAACTGACCGGCCGCTACCGGCGCACGCTGCTCGCCCACCGCGACGGCGCCGCCCTGGTCACCGGCACCTATTCAGCAGAGCCGCACACGCTGCGCTTCGCCGACCGCCTCGTCGACGCGTTCCTGGAAGCCGGTGCCGACGAGCGCCAGGCGGCATGGACGACCTGGACGGTCAACTACTTCACCCTCGGCCTGACCCAGGAGGAACAGGCCGCCCCCGAAGAAGGCGACGAACGTCTCGACCAGGCCGTCGACCCCGCCGCACACCCGTCCCTGCAACGAGTCCTGCCCCACCTCCGACAGAACTTCGACGAGCGCTTCACCTTCGGCCTGGAGGCGATCCTGTCCCGCATCTCGGCATGACGGTGTGCCCTCCTGAGGCGTGCCCCAGGAGCTGCGGATCGGGCATCGAGGGCGTGGCAACGGTTCGGCAGCCGCCGATCTCGACGCGTTCCGCATGCAACGCCCCGCCCTGGGCACTCCTCCACGAGCCGGCCTAGCGGAATACGGGCTGCGGGGCCGGGCGAAGACTGCCATGGTGGCGGTGGAGGACAACGTGTTCGGAGCGGGTCGTGTCATACGGAGCGGGTCGTGCGGAGGGCAGCCACTCGGGCCTGTCCGCCGCGTTGCAGTCGAACCCCGCACCGGTGCCTGCGCGTCGGCCGCTGACCAGCCCAACACCCACCGGAGCCCTCATGCCCGACCCCGGAAAGCCACAGGACCAGAGCCCGCCCGGGACCCCGCTGCCGTGAACCGCGCATCTTCGGCGAACGCCCGTGACTACCGAGCGGTCGTGGTGGTGGCCTCCTCGGCCGGTGGCGTGGAGGGCCTGCGGACGCTGCTGGGCGGCCTTGACCCCGAGCTGCCGGTGACCGTGCTGGTCGCGCAACACCTGCGCCGCGGCCGCGAGACACAGATCGTTCCTGTGCTGTCCCGTGCGACCGCGCTCGAGGTCGAGCTGGCCCGGAACGGGCCCTTGCGTGCGGGAGTCGTTCATATCGCTCCACCCGACCGGCACCTGTGCGTACGGCAGGACGGCAGGAGACTGTTCCTGACGGGCGAAGAGCGGGTGAACTACGCCCGCCCGGCCGCCGATCCACTGTTCGAATCGGCGGCGACAGCCTTCGGGCGGGGCGTCATCGCCTGCGTGCTGACCGGCTCCGACGGCGACGGCGCCCAAGGTGTCTCCGCCGTCAAGGCACACGGCGGCACCGTCATCGTGCAGGACCCGGACACCGCCGCGTTTCAGGGCATGCCCCAATCGGCGATCAACACGGGCCTCGTCGACCTCGTTCTGCCTCTCGAACGCATCGCACCGGCCATTGCGGAGTGGGCGGGCCGCTGACCTGCCCGGTGGTCGACACCGCCCGCTCTTTTGTAGGGTCGAGGACACAACGAGCACGAGCTTGGGAAAACAGGCTCGCTCCAGGAGTACGAGCCACCCGCAACGGGTGTTGATCGGCCCCTGGTCATCTTGCTGACCGCGACGATGAGGAGCGAACCATGGCCACACGTCACGTGCACGACGATGCCCCTGACACCGAACAGGACTTTCTCCGGCTCGCGAACACACCCGAAGGACGCGAACGGGACACACTGGTCGAGCAGTTGGTGGAGGCCTGGCTGCCCATGGCACGCCGCCTGGCCGGCCGGTACCGCAACAAGGGTGAGAATCCCGATGACTTGAACCAGGTCGCGGCTCTGGGCCTCGTGAAGGCCGTCGAACGTTACGAACCCGGGCGCGGAGCCTTCGAGGCGTACGCGGTTCCCACGATCACCGGTGAGCTGCGCCGCCACTTCCGTGACCACACCTGGGACGTACGCGTCCCGCGGCGCGTCCAGGACCTGCGCAACAAGGTCCGTGTCGCCCGCCGGGACCTGCTCGACGAGCCCGATCACCGCCACGAACCCGACCTGGAGGAGATCGCGGCCCGGGCCGGGCTGACCCTGGACGAGGTCCGCCGGGGCATGGAGGCGCTGGAGAGTTACAGCAGCCTGTCCCTGGACGCCGAACTCGGCTCGTCCCAGGACGGAGGGGACGGAATTAGTCTCGCCGACACGCTCGGCCAGGAGGAGCCCGAGTACGATCTGGTCGCCGACCGGGAAGCAGCCAAGGAAGGCCTACGGACACTCCCGGAACGTGAGCGCTCCATCCTCTACATGCGCTTCTTCGAGGACATGACGCAGTCCCACATCGCCCAGGAAATGGGCGTCTCCCAGATGCACATCTCCCGCCTCATCAGCCGCAGCTGTGCCCAGGTACGGGAGTACGCGGCACCTGACATCACCGAGAGTCAGCAGGCTGCCTGACGGTTCAGACGACCACCCTCCCGCCCCCGCTCCGAACGGACATAGCGGCTCGTTCGTTGGGCACGCGGAGAGAACTGTTCACGCACCGGCACAGGGCCGATCGTGCGCCGGTTACCTGAAAGGAACGTGCCGCATGCGCAGTGTCGGGGTGGAAGAGGAACTGCTGCTCGTCGACCGTGACACCGGCGAGGCACGCGCCATGTCGAGCGCGGTCATGGCGGTCGCCGCCCGCGAGGGCGATGAGGCCTTCGAGGCCGAACTGCACCGCGAGCAGCTGGAGTTCGCCACCAGCCCGCACGAGGCGACGTCGGATCTCGCCGTGGACATCGCCCAGTGCCGCAGGGCCGCCACCGATCACGCGGAGAAGCTGGGCTGCGCGGCCGCCGCTCTTGCCACGTCCCCGCTCCCGGTGAGTCCCACCGTGGGTACCGGTGCACGTCACCAGTGGCTGGCGGAGGAGTTCGGCCTGACCACGCAGGAGCAGCTCACCTGCGGCTGCCACGTCCATGTGTCAGTCGACTCGGACGAAGAGGGCGTCGCCGTGCTGAACCGGATCCGTCCCTGGCTGTCGGTGCTCGTCGCGCTGAGCGCCAACTCGCCGTTCTGGCAGGGCAAGGACTCCGGGTACAGCAGCTATCGCAGCCGGGTGTGGGGGCGTTGGCCGTCCGCGGGGCCGGTGGAACTCTTCGACGACGCCGCCGCGTACCACCGCCAGGTCGAGTCCATGGTCGCCACCGGTGTCGTACGGGACGAGGGCATGGTCTACTTCGACGCCCGGCTGTCGGCCGCCCACCCGACCGTCGAGGTGCGCGTCGCCGATGTGTGTCTCGAACCGTCGACGACCGTTCTGCTCGCCATGTTGGTACGTGGTCTGGTCGAGACGGCGGCACGCGAGTGGCGCTCCGGCGAACCCGCTGCCGACCACCCCGTGGCGCTCCTGCGCCTCGCGGCCTGGCGCGCAGGCCGCTCGGGCCTCGACGATCAGCTCGTGAGCCCCCTGCTGATGCAGCCCGTACCGGCCCGGACCGCCGTGGACTCGCTCCTGGAACACGTGCGGCCCGCGCTGGAGGACGCCGGTGACTTCGAAGAGGCCCAGGCACTGGTGTCCCGGCTGCTGCGCGACGGCAACGGCACCCGCCTGCAACGCGAGGCCTTCCGGCGTACGGGCAGCCTGCGGGAGGTGGTCGCGGAGTGTGTGCGCAGGACCCACAGTGGCGTGTGAGGCACCCGCCTCCGCAAGGACAACACCGAAGTCAGGCCTGCCGCGAGTGCACCGGCCCACGCCGCCGATGAAGAGCACCGGCGCGGCCACCCAGGGCGCGATGTCCAGCGGGTGCCACCGCCACGATCGTCACGTCGACCAGGCTCATGAAGCCGGCCACCAAGGTGGTCGCCGGATTCGGCGTGCTCCGTGGATCGGCATCCTCGGTAGCGTGGCCATCTACTGCACGGGGTGTCCATGGGAGGCCATGGGAGGCCATGGGTCCGGCCGACCCCTGCAGGTCCCCCGACGGAGAGTGATGAGGCGGCAATGAGTGAACTGACGAAACCCGAGGTCGACGTTCCCGAAGGCGAAGCTCCCACCGAGCTGACCATTCGGGACCTGGTCGTCGGGGACGGGGCCGAGGTGAAGCCGGGCATGGTGGTCAGGGTCCACTATGTCGGGGTGACCTTCGCGTCCGGGAAGGAGTTCGACGCCTCCTGGGACCGGGGCGAGCCGTTCAAGTTCGCCGTGGGCGGTGGCAAGGCCATCAAGGGCTGGGACCGCGGGGTGAGGGGGATGAAGGTCGGCGGTCGGCGCGAGATCATCGTTCCCCCGCGTCTCGGCTACGGCAACCAGTCGCCCTCGCCGTTGATCCCGGCGGGCTCGACCCTGGTCTTCGTGGTGGACCTGCTCGACTCGTATTCCAGGACAACCGGGTGGAGCAACTCCTGACGAGCTCGTGCATCCATCACTGCGATTCACCACGCCACAGCAGGCACTTTCGCAACCAGCCCTAGAGGCCCCACAGCCCCTTGCCCACGGCCAAGGCGCCGCCCGCCACGGCGAGGCCGAGCACCATCACCCGGACAGCGCGCTCGGGGACCCGCCCGGCCAGGCCCCAGCCCACGAGGGCACCGGCGGTGAGGGCCGCGCCCGCCACCCACCAGGCCCGTCGGTCGAGCCCCGGCAGGCCTCCGGCGGCGACCGAGACGACGTTCACCACGACGCCGTAGAACTGGGCGTTCGGCACGAACTCGCGCATGGACCAGCCCGCGTTCACCCCGTACAGGGACATCGGGGGTCCGCCGACGCCGGCCGCCGCGTTCATGAATCCGCCCGCGCCGCCGGCGGCGAGCGCCCCGCCCGTGCCGCCGAGGGCGGGCAGCCGCAGTCCCCGCGCGACCAGGCCGACGGCGAGGCAGACCAGGGAACCGAGCACGACCATCAGGACGGGTTCCGGCAGCCGGGCCGCCGCCCAGGTGCACACCGGCACCGTGCACACGGACGCGGCGACGAACGGCGCCATCGCCCGCAGTCGCACCCGGCGCCAGCCGCCCGCCAGGCCCGCGCAACTGACCACTCCCGCGGCGCAGTTGGCGAGCAGTACCCCGTCATTCGGGCCGAGTAGAAGCACCAGGGCGGGCACGGCGACCAGTGCGAAGCCCATCCCGGTCAGCCACTGCACGCATCCGGCGACCGCGACTGCGCAGGCCAGCACCACATCACTCACCGCGCGAGCGTAAGAGCCCACGAGCCGGAGAAGAACCCCTGTGACAGCGTAGCCGTGGCGTACCACGAGGAGCACGGCCCGTAATTGCCGACGGCGGTGTTCACCGCCGTCGGCACCTACTGCGGCCTGTCCATCGATGAGGCCGCGGTGAAGGCCGGCAGTCTTCCCGGCGTGCTCGTCCCCATGCCCTGACCACCACAGCCGACGACGTCGACCCCCACCATGGAACATCTGCCGTGGGGGGTAACGACAGGGTCCCCCACCTTCGGCGGCGTCTCCTTACGCTGGCCGCATGGACAACCGGCAAGAAGTCAGTGCATTCCTGAAATCGCGCCGCGCCAGGATCACCCCGGAGCAGGCGGGTCTGCCCGTGTACGGGCAGCGGCGGGTGCCCGGGCTGCGCCGGGGAGAGGTCGCGATGCTCGCCGGGATGAGCGTCGAGTACTACACGCGCATGGAGCGCGGCAATCTCGCGGGGGCCTCCGACAGCGTCCTGGACGCCCTCGCTCAGGCCTTGCGCCTGGACGACACCGAGCGGGACCACCTGTACGCCCTGGCGCGGACGGCCGGCAGCAGCCCGGCGCGCGGCCGGCGCCGCTCGAAGAGGGCGACCGTTCGGCCCAGTGTGCTGCGCATCGTCGAGGGCCTGCACGACCAGCCCGCGTACGTACGCAACAACCGTATGGACATCCTGGCCGCCAATCCGCTTGCGCGGGCCCTGCACTGCGAGCTGTTCGCGACCGCGACCGAGCCGGTCAACACCTGCCGGTTCGTCTTCCTCGACCCGCGGGCCACCCGCCTCTACCCCGACTGGGAACGGGTGGCCCGCGAAGGCGTGGGGGTGCTGCGGGTCGAGGTCGCCAAGAACCCCTACGACCGTGAGCTGTCGAACCTGATCGGTGAGCTGTCGACCCGCAGTGACGCCTTCCGCACCATGTGGGGCGCGCAGGACGTGCACGTCTTCACCGAGGGCACGAAGCGGTTCCTGCATCCGGCGGTGGGCGAGATGGAGCTGGTCCACGAGACCTTGGACCTGCCCGGTGACGACGGCCTGTCCATCACCGTCTACAGCGCCGATCCCGGGACACCCGCCGCCGACGCCCTGCGGCTCCTGGCCAGCTGGGCCGCCACCCAACGGCAGGAAACGGCCGCGGAGCAGTCCGGCGCCGAGGGCTGACGCCGAACCCCGTCCCGCCTCGGCGCGGAGGGGTGCCCTGCCGTTACCCCTCACGAACGTGACTGTTTGCCGCCCGCCGCGACTGGTTCCGTAGATCTCGGCGGGGTGTTCACGCCCCCGCCGGTACGTCCCCACGGCACGTCCGCCCCCGGTCGCTCTCCAGCGCCCGCCGCGCGTGCCGTCCGATCGAAAGGACCCTCGGTGACTTCCGCCGCGTCCCCCTCCCCCACCACCGGGCAAGGCCCCACAGCCGGCACTTCGCCGGAGCACGACGGCAGCGCGCCCGTCCTCACAGAGAAGGTCAAACTGCCGCCGGTGGTATGGCTGTTGGGTGCCATCACCTTCATCATGGGCACCAGCGAGATGATCGTCACCGGCCTGCTGCCGCAGCTCTCCGGCGCCCTCGGGGTGACCGTGTCCAGCGCCGGAATGCTGATCACCATCTTCGCCGTCGGCATGATGATCGGCGCCCCGGTGATGTCCCTGGCCACCCTGCGCCTGCCACGCCGCAACGCATTGATCGCCGCACTGCTCGTCTTCGCCGCCGGCCACGTCGTCGGCGCCCTGAGCTCCGGCCTGGGGCTCGCCATGGTGGGCCGGTTCGCCGCGGCGCTGGGCAACGGCACCTTCTGGGCCGTGGGCGCGGTGATCGCGACCGCCGCCGCGGGCCCGGCCGCCGGCACCCGCGCCATGGGCGTCATGGTCGGCGGCACCACCCTCGCCAACGTCGTCGGCGTGCCCCTGGGCACCGCCGCCGGCCAGCTGTCCGGCTGGCAGACCCCCTTCTGGGTGCTCGCCGCCCTCGCCGTGATCGCCGCCGCTGTGATCGTGCGCCGGCTGCCCGCCGACCGTGGTGGGGCCGACGGCACGCTGCGCGCCGAGACGGCCTCGCTCAAGCACCCGCGCCTGTGGCTGGTCTACCTGGCCATCGCGCTCATCCAGGGCGGCGTCATGGCCGCCTACAGCTACGTCGCCCCGCTGCTGACCGACCGCGCCGGCCTCGCCGAGGCGGCGGTACCACTGGCCATGCTCGGCTTCGGCGCCGGCGCGCTGGCCGGCACCACGCTCGGCGGCCGCCGCGGCGACAGCAAGCCCTACGGCACCCTCATCCCCGCCACCGCGGCTACAGCCGCGATCCTGGCCGCGATCACCCTGTGGGCGACCAGCAGCGTTCTCGCCGTGGTCCTGGTCGTGCTGCTCGGCGCCGCCGGCTTCGCGACCAATCCGGTCGTGGTCGGTGAGGTGGTCCGCGTCGCCGGAGCCGGCCGGGCCCTGCCCATGGCGCTGGCCACGTCCGCGTTCCAGGTCGGCATCGCCCTCGGCTCCTGGCTCGGGGGCGCCGCCCTCACCTCCGCCTTGTCCCTGCAGGGGCCGCCGCTGACCGGCATGATCCTCGCCCTTCTGGCGCTGGTGCCGCTGGGCCTGCTGGCCGCCTCGCGGCGCAAGGCGGGAACGGTGACGCAGAGCTGACCGGGGCCGGGGTCGGGACCGGGAGCACGTTCACCTGCCCCCGCCCGGCAGCGGTGGCTCTGGATGCGCGAACACCCCCTCAACGACAGGGTGTTGCGGTGTCTCAGCGGCACGCGCAGATCGTCATCACCTCGTAACTGCGCTTCCCCCGAACACATCCGGTCAGGCAGGCTCAAGATCGAACAAGGGAACGGCCCGACCGGCCGACCGACCGCACATCCATACATCAACGGGGGAACCACATCATGTTTCGCAACCACCGCCGCAAGGCCGTCCTCACCGCCGCCGCTCTGATGGCCACGACCACGTTGCTCACGGCCTGCCAGGGCGGCGCGGACGGGGGCGACGCGTCGAGCAGTTCCGGGTCGTCGACCGCGGCCTCGGATGCGAAGGACAAGTCCGGAGCCGACGACGCGGGTTCCGCGGGCGGCAGCACGGAGTCGCAGGCCGGCAGCGGTTCCGGTTCCGGGGGGACGTCGCAGGGCAAGGGCGTGAGCGGAACCTGGTTCGGCACCGTCTCCTACCTGGCGCCCGGCAAGTACACCGTCAGCGATCTGAAGGACACCGAGCAGGCGTTCTTCACCTCGACCGACACCAACATCCAGGGTGCCGGCCGCATCTGCGGCGACGCCGAGGGCCAGGCCGCCACGCCGTGCACCGAGAAGGAACTCGAAGCCGCGGCAAGGAAGGGCGTACCCGCCACGGTGAAGGTCAAGAACGGCACGGCGGTCAGCATCGTCGAGGACCACTCCAGCAGCGGTGGCGACGACTCGGACACCGTCAAGCCGAGCGGCACGCGCTCCGGGGAACTCGGCTACCTGGCCCCGGGCAAGTACTCCCTGGTCGACAGCGACGGGAACACCAGCTCGTTCTTCAGCGCCACCGCCACGACCATCAACGGCAACGGCTGGATCTGCGGCGAGAACGGCGACAACAAGCGCTGCACCGAGGGCGAGCTCGAGGCCGCGGCGAAGAAGGGCGGCGTGCGGGTCGTCGTCAAGCTGTACAACGGCGCCGCAGTCACCATCGACGAAGAGCACAACTGAGCCACCTCCGGCCCGACTCTCTCGTAAGCCCCCGGCAAGTGGGTCCGACGTTCCGGACCTCTCGTCGGGGGCTCACGACGTAAGGAGTCGGCCGGACGGATCGACATCGAACTCCCGCGGAAAGCCTGGCGCCTTCGAGGTGCAGCTGTTAGCTTCCCCTCCCGTCAATCATACATTCAGTCACAGCATGTATGAATGGAGGGGCCATGCAGGGAAAGACCGCCGTGGTGCTCGGTGGCAGCGTCGCGGGACTGTGCGCCGCGGGTGCGCTCGCGCGCCATTTCGACAAGGTGATCGTCCTGGAACGGGACCAACTCCCGCCGGACGCCGAGCATCGACGCGGTGTACCGCAGAGCAAGCACCCGCACTTCCTGCTCAACTCCGGGCGCCGCGCGATCGGTGAGATCTTCCCCGGCTTCGAGGACGCGCTGATCGCCGCCGGCGGCATGCTCCTGATGCCGTCGCTGGACGCGGCGTACTGCGAGAACGACGGCTGGGCCGCGCGCAAGTCCAGTTCGATGACGATGGTCTACAGCTCCCGCGTGCTCATCGAGCGGGTCCTGCGCGACAAGGTCCGTGAGCTCCCTGCCATCGAGATCCGCGAGGGCGTGGCCGTCACCGGACTGCGTACCAGCGTGGGCGACACAACACCCGGGCGCGTAGCAGGAGTTGAGTTCCGTACGGAGGACGGCTCGGGTTCGCTGGACGCCGAGCTCGTCGTCGACGCGCTGGGGCGGGGCTCCTCCGTGGCGGACTGGCTGAGTGGGGCGGGGTGGCCGGCGGCCGAGGAGAGGACCCTCGACGCCAAGGTCACCTACACCTCACGGTGGTACGACCTGCCGCCCGCCGACCGGCGTCCCGCGTCGTGGTGGTGGAAGCACCTGGTCGTCACCCCGACCCAGGACACCGGCGGCCACCCCGAGGAGCACGAGTTCCTCAGCAACTTCTTCCCGATCGAGGGTGATCGGGCCATCGTGTGCATGGGGGCGTGGGGCCTGCGGATGCCGCGCGACGTGGACACGTTCGAGGCCGCGGCGGACCGTGTGCGGGCGGCGGCCTTCGGGCGGGCGATGCACGACAGCACGCCCACGTCCGAAGTGCACCTGACCCGCTCGACCGGAAACAAGTGGCGCCGCTTCGACCTGCTGGACCGGCCGCCCCTCGGCCTGGTGAGTGTCGGTGACTCCATCTGCGCGTTCAATCCGTTCTACGCCCAGGGCATGAGCTCGGCGGCCCGTTCCGCGCTCATCCTCGCCGAGCTGCTGCGCGCCCGCGACACCCTCGACGGCACCTTCTTCCGCGAGTTCCTCGATCGGCAGAAGGAGTCGCTCGACGTGCCCTGGATGCTCGCGATGGCGCGCGACCAGGCCTACGACTTCGCGACCGGCACCGAAGTCGTCCCCGGCTGGCGCCGCAGGATCGCTGCACGCATGAGCTGGCCGGTCTTCAACGCGACCACCGCCACGAGCCGCGAGGACGACTACGTGGACCGGACGTTCACCGCCGTCTTCAACCTCGACAAGTCGCTGCGGGAGATGGCCACCGACCCGCGCTTCTGGCTCCGTATCGCGCGCTACAAGGTGCGCGAGCTGCGCGGCCGCACGGTCGTTCCCCACGGCTTCGACGACCAACAGGACCCGCCCGGAACCGACTTCACCGGCATCACGAAGGCCAACTCCCGGACCTACGAGAACCGTTCGCCCGCCACCGAGACCGACCTCGTCAACGACTGAGACACCACCGCCGACCGACTGGAATCGCCCCGAACCGACTGGAACCAACCGGAACCGACTGGAGGAGTGACGAATGGGCTACTCATGCGACTCCGCGGCCGAGCGCCTCGCGGAAGGGCTCGGCTTCTCGTGCCATGACGCGGCTCCGATCGTGGACTTCCGCAACCCGTTCGGCCTGGAGAGCGGCACCATGCCGTACCTGGAACTGCTCGTCATCGGTGGGGCGGTGTTCGCCTTCGTCCACGCCTGGCGACGGTGGCGCCGCGACGGCGACCCGGTCAACATCTCGCTGTGGTTCGCCTCGGTCGTCTACCTGGCGGTGATCGAGCCGCCGCTCTACTTCCCGAGCTGGTTCGGGCTCCAGGAGTACGTCGGCTTCATCTTCTCCCACAACGTGTTCACCGTGCAGTTCATGTACGACCGGCTGCCGCTGTACATCGTGGCGTTCTATCCGGCGCTGTCGCAGCTCGCCTACGAACTCGTCCGCGCCCTGGGCGGCTTCACCCGGCGCGGCCGCCTTTCCGGTCCGGTCGCCGGGTCGCTGGCCGTCGCGTTCGTCTGCCAGGTGTTCTACGAGATCTTCGATCAGCTCGGGCCGCAGCTGAAGTGGTGGGCCTGGAATCCCGGCAACACGATGATCAACGAACCGGCGCTCGCCTCGGTCCCGATGAACAGCATGTTCCTGTTCGCGTCGGTGTCCTTCGGCGCGATGACCTACCTCGTCGTACGGTTTGTCGGCGCACGGGACGGCCGTGCCACGCTCACCGGCCGGCAGATCGGCCTGCGCACCGTCGCCGCCGGTGTCCTGACACCGTTGGCGATGGGCATCGCCGGTGTGCCCAGCAACCTCTTCGCGGGCGGGGACCAACTCGGCATCCAGCGAGCCATCCTCGGCGTCGAGATCGCCCTCGTCTGGATCGTCGGCCTCTACCTGCTCGCGGACGCGTGGCGTGCGCGCCGTTCGCAGCCGATGCCGGTTGCTGCCGCGTCGCCGGGGTTCGCGAGGACGTATCCGGCGCTGTACCTCGTCGTCCATGTCGTGCTCTGGCTGGTCGCGTTGCCCGCCTACGTCGATGCGTCCAGCGGCGTCACCGAGCAGGGCACACCGGTCGGCAGCCTCTGGTACACCGCTCTGTGCGCCGTCGCCGCGACCGGCCTGGTCGTGGCCGCACTCCGCGCAACCAGGCCCCAACCGGCCGTGGAGCCTGTGCGATCCTGAGGCAATGGGGCACCACGGCTGGGGAGGCCGACCTCCCGCATCGGACGCGGAGGCACGGCAGCGGATCATCGACGCGACCGCCCGCTGCGTCGACCGGCACGGCGTCACGAAAACGACCCTGTCCGACGTCGCGGCCGAACTCGGCGTCACCCGCCAGACCGTGTACCGCCACTTCGGGCGACTCAGCGACATCGTCGCCGAGGTGGCGGCCCAGGGCGCCGAGTCGTTCGTCGACCTGATGATCGCGCACCTGCAAGGCATCACGGAACCGGCCGAAGCCGTCGTCGAGGGCATGGTCTTCTGCGTACGGACCATCCCCACCGAGCCACGCCTGAGCCTTCTGCTGCAACTCGGCGACACCACCGCCTTCGGCCGCGGCGCCACCACCAGTGACACCATCGGCTACGGCGCCAGGATGCTGCGGCGCTTCCCCGTCGACTGGGCCGCCGCGGGCGTCGGCGACAAGGACCTCGACGGCCTCGCCGAGATGATCATGCGGCTCCTGACCTCACTGCTCCAGCACCCCGGTGAGCCACCACAGGACGAGACCCGACTCCGCACCCTCCTCAACCGCTGGCTGGCCCCGGCCCTGTCCCGGACGGCGGCGTCGGCGGGCGTGACGGGTGACTCGGCCTGACCAGTCGAGCCGAGCCGTCCCGGCCATGAGCGTCAGCCTTCGAACTCAGCGGAGACTGCAACCGCGGCCATCATGTGAGAGCGATCAACTGGCCGTATCTGTGGCCCCGCCTGACAGGAATTCGCGAGCCCCGCGCATCCTGGTGCGGAGACTGCGCTGGGTTCCGCTGCTGTCCAGACGCACGTCCAGCGGTCCAGGCACGCCCGTGTCGGCCCGTCGCCGCGCAGGCAGAGTGGCCGGGTCGAGGCCATCGCGGCGAGCGATCAGGAGGCCGAGTTCGTGACGGCTGACCGCGTCCGGCCCTGCGACGTGGCGGATTCCGGCGTGATCGGAGGACGCTAGTTCCAGAATCGCGGCAGCAAGGTCCGACACATGCACGGGGCAACGGACATCGTCGGTGAACAGGGCCCCGTCACGGCGCCCACCGGACAGCTCATGCACCAACGTCTCGTGCGCGGAATCCCCATCGCCGATGATCAGCGACGTTCGGGCGATGACGGCTGCCGGGGCCAGCAGACGGATCGCGGTCTCGGCGGCGGCCTTTGCGGCGCCGTAGGGCGTGATCGGAT
Protein-coding sequences here:
- a CDS encoding SigB/SigF/SigG family RNA polymerase sigma factor — encoded protein: MATRHVHDDAPDTEQDFLRLANTPEGRERDTLVEQLVEAWLPMARRLAGRYRNKGENPDDLNQVAALGLVKAVERYEPGRGAFEAYAVPTITGELRRHFRDHTWDVRVPRRVQDLRNKVRVARRDLLDEPDHRHEPDLEEIAARAGLTLDEVRRGMEALESYSSLSLDAELGSSQDGGDGISLADTLGQEEPEYDLVADREAAKEGLRTLPERERSILYMRFFEDMTQSHIAQEMGVSQMHISRLISRSCAQVREYAAPDITESQQAA
- a CDS encoding FKBP-type peptidyl-prolyl cis-trans isomerase translates to MSELTKPEVDVPEGEAPTELTIRDLVVGDGAEVKPGMVVRVHYVGVTFASGKEFDASWDRGEPFKFAVGGGKAIKGWDRGVRGMKVGGRREIIVPPRLGYGNQSPSPLIPAGSTLVFVVDLLDSYSRTTGWSNS
- a CDS encoding chemotaxis protein CheB — encoded protein: MNRASSANARDYRAVVVVASSAGGVEGLRTLLGGLDPELPVTVLVAQHLRRGRETQIVPVLSRATALEVELARNGPLRAGVVHIAPPDRHLCVRQDGRRLFLTGEERVNYARPAADPLFESAATAFGRGVIACVLTGSDGDGAQGVSAVKAHGGTVIVQDPDTAAFQGMPQSAINTGLVDLVLPLERIAPAIAEWAGR
- a CDS encoding sulfite exporter TauE/SafE family protein, whose product is MSDVVLACAVAVAGCVQWLTGMGFALVAVPALVLLLGPNDGVLLANCAAGVVSCAGLAGGWRRVRLRAMAPFVAASVCTVPVCTWAAARLPEPVLMVVLGSLVCLAVGLVARGLRLPALGGTGGALAAGGAGGFMNAAAGVGGPPMSLYGVNAGWSMREFVPNAQFYGVVVNVVSVAAGGLPGLDRRAWWVAGAALTAGALVGWGLAGRVPERAVRVMVLGLAVAGGALAVGKGLWGL
- a CDS encoding glutamate--cysteine ligase 2, whose product is MRSVGVEEELLLVDRDTGEARAMSSAVMAVAAREGDEAFEAELHREQLEFATSPHEATSDLAVDIAQCRRAATDHAEKLGCAAAALATSPLPVSPTVGTGARHQWLAEEFGLTTQEQLTCGCHVHVSVDSDEEGVAVLNRIRPWLSVLVALSANSPFWQGKDSGYSSYRSRVWGRWPSAGPVELFDDAAAYHRQVESMVATGVVRDEGMVYFDARLSAAHPTVEVRVADVCLEPSTTVLLAMLVRGLVETAAREWRSGEPAADHPVALLRLAAWRAGRSGLDDQLVSPLLMQPVPARTAVDSLLEHVRPALEDAGDFEEAQALVSRLLRDGNGTRLQREAFRRTGSLREVVAECVRRTHSGV
- a CDS encoding MFS transporter — its product is MTSAASPSPTTGQGPTAGTSPEHDGSAPVLTEKVKLPPVVWLLGAITFIMGTSEMIVTGLLPQLSGALGVTVSSAGMLITIFAVGMMIGAPVMSLATLRLPRRNALIAALLVFAAGHVVGALSSGLGLAMVGRFAAALGNGTFWAVGAVIATAAAGPAAGTRAMGVMVGGTTLANVVGVPLGTAAGQLSGWQTPFWVLAALAVIAAAVIVRRLPADRGGADGTLRAETASLKHPRLWLVYLAIALIQGGVMAAYSYVAPLLTDRAGLAEAAVPLAMLGFGAGALAGTTLGGRRGDSKPYGTLIPATAATAAILAAITLWATSSVLAVVLVVLLGAAGFATNPVVVGEVVRVAGAGRALPMALATSAFQVGIALGSWLGGAALTSALSLQGPPLTGMILALLALVPLGLLAASRRKAGTVTQS
- a CDS encoding TetR/AcrR family transcriptional regulator C-terminal domain-containing protein, producing the protein MTKKQAREDAAGQLTRTAVIDAALQVLDERGLDGLSTRAVADRLGVRMNTVLWHVKTKARMLELMADAVLADIGYDDLPDAPLERARELTGRYRRTLLAHRDGAALVTGTYSAEPHTLRFADRLVDAFLEAGADERQAAWTTWTVNYFTLGLTQEEQAAPEEGDERLDQAVDPAAHPSLQRVLPHLRQNFDERFTFGLEAILSRISA
- a CDS encoding helix-turn-helix transcriptional regulator, which gives rise to MDNRQEVSAFLKSRRARITPEQAGLPVYGQRRVPGLRRGEVAMLAGMSVEYYTRMERGNLAGASDSVLDALAQALRLDDTERDHLYALARTAGSSPARGRRRSKRATVRPSVLRIVEGLHDQPAYVRNNRMDILAANPLARALHCELFATATEPVNTCRFVFLDPRATRLYPDWERVAREGVGVLRVEVAKNPYDRELSNLIGELSTRSDAFRTMWGAQDVHVFTEGTKRFLHPAVGEMELVHETLDLPGDDGLSITVYSADPGTPAADALRLLASWAATQRQETAAEQSGAEG